In Sebaldella termitidis ATCC 33386, one DNA window encodes the following:
- a CDS encoding carbohydrate kinase family protein codes for MDGEKMTDVICIGAAVVDIPLRPVSKNIFDIESYPVDRIAMTIGGDAINEATIISRLGYKTALMSKVGEDAAGKFILDFCQKEGIDTEALNIDPKVDTSINVGLVTEDGERTFVTNRNGSLWKTDITDVDFSKFKGARLLTLASIFNCPLLDNKSLVQIFKKAKEENMIICADMIKPRFSEKLEDIGEALGYIDYFFPNYDEACLLSGEKDLDAVADSFLKYGVKHVIIKTGKEGCFIKTKEKSVKVPAISGIKAIDTIGAGDNFAAGFITALLDGKELINCAQFANAAASIAVQNPGATTGVLNKKQVEKVFEYYG; via the coding sequence ATGGACGGTGAGAAAATGACAGATGTCATCTGTATAGGAGCAGCCGTTGTTGATATTCCGCTTAGACCGGTAAGCAAGAATATTTTTGATATAGAGTCTTATCCTGTTGACAGAATAGCTATGACAATAGGCGGGGATGCTATTAATGAGGCTACTATTATTTCACGGCTTGGGTATAAAACAGCTTTAATGAGCAAGGTAGGGGAAGATGCGGCAGGTAAATTCATATTGGATTTTTGCCAAAAAGAGGGAATAGATACAGAAGCTCTTAACATTGATCCAAAGGTAGATACATCAATTAATGTAGGTCTAGTCACTGAAGATGGGGAAAGAACCTTTGTTACGAACAGAAACGGCAGTCTTTGGAAAACAGATATTACAGATGTTGATTTTTCAAAGTTTAAGGGAGCACGTCTGTTAACTCTGGCAAGTATTTTTAACTGTCCGCTGCTGGATAACAAAAGTTTGGTTCAGATTTTTAAAAAGGCAAAAGAGGAAAACATGATTATTTGTGCTGATATGATAAAACCGCGTTTTTCGGAAAAATTGGAAGATATAGGGGAAGCACTGGGATATATTGACTATTTTTTTCCGAATTACGATGAAGCCTGTCTTTTATCTGGGGAAAAAGATCTGGATGCAGTTGCCGACAGCTTTTTAAAGTATGGCGTAAAACATGTTATTATTAAAACCGGAAAAGAAGGATGTTTTATAAAAACAAAAGAAAAATCTGTAAAAGTTCCTGCAATATCAGGAATTAAAGCAATAGATACAATCGGTGCGGGGGATAATTTCGCAGCAGGCTTTATTACAGCTTTACTGGACGGGAAAGAGTTAATAAACTGCGCACAGTTTGCTAATGCAGCAGCATCGATTGCAGTTCAGAATCCCGGA
- a CDS encoding ketose-bisphosphate aldolase codes for MLANIKFWEEKAQEGKYAIPHFNVWNAEMLMGVIDAGEEAKAPIIISFGTGFVGNTSFEDFSHMMVSMAEKASIPVITHWDHGRSLEIIQNAYNHGMNSVMRDASAFDFEENIRLTKEAVDYFHPLGIPVEAELGHVGNETVYEEALAHYQYTNPEQAAEFVERTKCDSLAVAIGNQHGVYTSAPKLNFEVIKKVREAVSIPLVLHGASGISDDDIRQAIDLGIAKINIHTELCLAAMEAIQKNTDQPFLHVEREVRTAVKKRALEKIYLFKADGKADGR; via the coding sequence ATGTTAGCAAATATAAAATTTTGGGAAGAAAAGGCTCAGGAAGGAAAGTATGCAATTCCGCATTTTAATGTATGGAATGCAGAAATGTTAATGGGGGTTATTGATGCGGGAGAAGAAGCAAAAGCTCCGATTATTATTTCATTTGGAACTGGTTTCGTAGGAAATACTTCTTTTGAGGATTTTAGCCACATGATGGTTTCCATGGCTGAAAAAGCTTCGATTCCTGTAATAACACACTGGGATCACGGCAGAAGTCTGGAAATTATACAAAATGCGTATAACCATGGAATGAATTCCGTAATGAGAGATGCTTCGGCTTTTGACTTTGAAGAAAATATCAGACTGACAAAAGAAGCGGTTGATTATTTTCATCCGCTTGGTATCCCCGTAGAAGCTGAATTAGGCCATGTGGGAAATGAAACTGTGTATGAGGAAGCATTAGCACATTACCAGTATACTAATCCGGAACAGGCGGCAGAATTTGTAGAAAGAACAAAATGTGATTCTCTTGCTGTAGCAATAGGTAATCAACACGGAGTATATACTTCTGCTCCCAAGCTGAATTTTGAGGTAATCAAAAAAGTGCGTGAAGCAGTATCTATACCATTAGTATTACATGGTGCATCTGGAATCAGTGATGATGATATACGTCAGGCGATTGATCTGGGAATTGCAAAAATCAATATACATACTGAGCTTTGTCTGGCAGCAATGGAAGCAATTCAGAAAAACACAGACCAGCCGTTTTTACATGTAGAAAGAGAAGTCAGAACAGCAGTGAAAAAGAGAGCATTAGAAAAAATTTATTTATTCAAAGCAGACGGAAAAGCGGATGGACGGTGA
- a CDS encoding NAD(P)-dependent alcohol dehydrogenase yields the protein MENSKAILKVPGTMEIRPAEMPVLRDEDVLIKVEYVGICGSDVHGFESGPFIPPKDPNQEIGLGHECAGTVVGIGSKVKKFQIGDKVNIEPGVPCGKCRFCLEGKYNICPDVDFMATQPNYKGALTKYLSHPESFTYKLPDNMDTMEGALVEPAAVGIHAALLAGVTPGKKIVILGAGCIGLMTLQACKTMGAAEIVVVDVLKKRLEMAKKLGAMEVIDSSEADTVTECKRILGELGADIVFETAGVQVTAKLTPQIVMRGGKIMIVGTIPGETPIDFLKINREVSIQTVFRYANCYPTTIEAISSGKFDVKSMVTNIYGYEEVQKAFEESINNKKDIIKGVIKIAD from the coding sequence ATGGAAAATTCAAAAGCCATTTTAAAAGTACCGGGAACAATGGAAATTCGTCCGGCAGAAATGCCTGTTTTAAGGGATGAGGATGTTTTAATCAAGGTGGAGTATGTCGGTATTTGCGGATCTGATGTTCACGGGTTTGAATCAGGACCTTTTATTCCGCCTAAAGATCCGAATCAGGAAATTGGATTAGGGCATGAATGTGCAGGAACTGTAGTCGGTATTGGAAGTAAAGTAAAAAAATTTCAAATTGGGGATAAAGTAAATATTGAACCGGGTGTCCCGTGCGGAAAGTGCAGATTTTGTCTGGAAGGGAAGTACAATATCTGTCCTGACGTAGATTTTATGGCAACACAGCCGAATTATAAAGGTGCATTAACAAAATATCTGTCTCATCCTGAAAGCTTTACTTATAAATTACCGGATAATATGGATACTATGGAAGGTGCTCTGGTAGAACCTGCTGCTGTTGGAATACATGCTGCTTTACTTGCAGGCGTGACACCGGGGAAAAAAATAGTCATATTAGGTGCGGGATGTATAGGTCTTATGACATTACAGGCATGTAAAACTATGGGAGCAGCTGAGATAGTAGTGGTAGATGTTCTGAAAAAAAGACTTGAAATGGCAAAAAAGCTGGGTGCAATGGAGGTAATCGACAGCAGTGAGGCTGATACAGTAACAGAATGCAAAAGAATATTGGGAGAATTAGGTGCTGATATTGTTTTTGAAACTGCAGGTGTTCAGGTTACTGCAAAATTAACTCCGCAGATTGTTATGCGTGGCGGAAAAATCATGATAGTCGGAACTATACCGGGGGAGACTCCTATTGATTTTCTTAAGATAAATCGTGAGGTTTCCATTCAGACAGTATTCAGATATGCAAACTGCTATCCGACTACTATAGAAGCGATATCATCAGGGAAGTTCGATGTGAAATCCATGGTAACAAATATTTATGGTTATGAAGAAGTACAAAAGGCTTTTGAAGAATCGATAAACAATAAAAAAGATATTATTAAAGGCGTAATAAAAATAGCAGACTAG
- a CDS encoding MFS transporter, protein MENIRKPNCGARLDRLPNSNWHWSMFGMVAFGLLVCWSNAIGGLVLAQLKELGWTNNSTSAVFSSLTTAGMFVGALFGGIIGDKIGRRKAYILYEVIHIIAMVVAAFSPNMNFLIACRFVMGFGLGALLVTLFAGYTEYMPGRNRGTWSSRVSFIGNWSYPICSTIAMLIAPMLSAQMNWRVQFLIPAALSLIVTAVVYKKFPESPRWLEAQGRYEEAEKIMSEIEKRVEAQTNTKLPEITAAAEESKKEKVLPYSALLHGVLLKRVILGSFVLIAMNVVQYTLINWLPTIFMTQGINLKDSIVLNTMSMFGAPFGIFIAMLIMDKIPRKVMGVGLLILIAILGYIYSLQSSMTMISIFGFFLITFVYMYVCYASAVYVPEIWPTEAKLRGSGLANAVGRISGILAPYAVAVLLDNYGVTGVFVLLGSVSVIVAAVIAVIGIETKGVSIESINSEAVKVQTAN, encoded by the coding sequence GTGGAAAATATAAGAAAACCGAACTGCGGTGCGAGACTTGACCGTTTACCAAACAGTAACTGGCATTGGAGTATGTTTGGAATGGTTGCGTTTGGTCTGCTCGTATGCTGGAGTAATGCAATAGGCGGGCTTGTACTGGCTCAGCTGAAAGAATTAGGATGGACAAATAATTCGACAAGTGCTGTTTTTTCATCATTAACAACTGCGGGAATGTTTGTCGGGGCGCTTTTTGGCGGAATTATCGGAGATAAGATAGGAAGACGTAAGGCTTATATACTGTATGAAGTTATACACATTATTGCAATGGTTGTAGCAGCATTTTCTCCAAACATGAACTTTTTAATTGCCTGCCGTTTCGTTATGGGATTCGGTCTGGGAGCATTACTGGTTACTTTGTTTGCAGGATATACGGAATATATGCCTGGACGTAACAGAGGGACTTGGTCAAGCAGGGTATCATTCATAGGGAACTGGTCATATCCTATCTGTTCTACAATTGCTATGCTGATTGCTCCGATGCTTTCGGCACAAATGAACTGGAGAGTACAATTTTTGATTCCGGCTGCTTTATCATTAATCGTAACTGCTGTTGTTTATAAAAAATTCCCTGAATCGCCGCGTTGGCTGGAAGCACAGGGAAGATACGAAGAAGCGGAAAAAATAATGTCTGAAATCGAAAAAAGAGTAGAAGCACAGACAAATACGAAGCTTCCTGAGATAACAGCTGCAGCGGAAGAATCAAAAAAAGAAAAGGTACTGCCTTATTCAGCATTACTTCACGGAGTTCTCTTAAAAAGAGTTATTTTAGGTTCATTTGTCTTAATTGCAATGAATGTTGTCCAGTATACTCTGATAAACTGGCTGCCGACAATTTTTATGACACAGGGTATTAATCTGAAGGATTCCATAGTTTTGAATACGATGAGTATGTTCGGTGCACCGTTTGGAATATTTATTGCTATGCTTATTATGGATAAAATACCAAGAAAGGTTATGGGAGTCGGGCTGCTTATTTTGATAGCAATATTAGGTTATATATATTCGCTTCAAAGCAGCATGACTATGATTTCCATATTTGGATTTTTCCTTATTACTTTTGTTTATATGTATGTATGTTATGCCTCAGCTGTTTATGTGCCGGAAATCTGGCCTACAGAAGCGAAGCTAAGAGGATCGGGACTTGCAAATGCAGTAGGTCGTATAAGCGGAATTTTAGCTCCTTATGCAGTAGCAGTTCTTTTGGATAATTATGGAGTAACAGGTGTATTTGTACTGCTTGGAAGTGTATCTGTGATCGTAGCTGCGGTTATTGCGGTAATCGGTATTGAAACGAAAGGTGTTTCTATAGAGTCTATTAACAGTGAAGCAGTAAAAGTGCAAACAGCAAATTAA
- a CDS encoding zinc-binding dehydrogenase translates to MKALARYGKEFGGYKLIDIPKPECGPDDIIVEIKAAAICGADMKHYKVDNGSDEFNSVRGHEFAGEIVEIGKNVVDWKIGQRVVSDNSGHVCGVCPACEQGDFLCCTEKVNLGLDNNRWGGGFSKYCLIPGEILKIHKHAIWEIPENLKYEEAAVLDPICNAYKSIAQQSKFLPGQDVVVFGTGPLGLFSVQMARIMGAVNIVVVGLEDDAKVRFDIAKELGATDVVNASREDVVKRCQEICGKDNLGLVIECSGANIALKQSIEMLRPNGEVVRVGMGFKPLEFSINDITSWNKSIIGHMAYDSTSWRNALRLLESGAIKVQPMITHRIGLSEWEKGFDAMVSKEAIKVIITYDFDD, encoded by the coding sequence ATGAAGGCTTTAGCGCGGTATGGTAAAGAGTTTGGAGGGTATAAACTTATTGATATACCTAAACCTGAATGCGGTCCGGATGATATTATTGTAGAAATAAAGGCCGCAGCGATTTGTGGTGCTGATATGAAACACTACAAAGTTGATAATGGCTCTGATGAATTTAATTCTGTTAGGGGACATGAGTTTGCGGGTGAAATTGTGGAAATCGGAAAAAATGTTGTTGATTGGAAAATCGGACAAAGAGTAGTTTCTGATAACAGCGGTCACGTATGCGGAGTATGTCCTGCCTGCGAACAGGGTGATTTTCTGTGTTGTACGGAGAAAGTGAACCTTGGCTTGGATAATAACAGATGGGGCGGAGGATTTTCAAAATATTGTTTAATTCCCGGAGAAATTTTAAAAATACATAAACATGCAATATGGGAAATTCCAGAAAACCTTAAATATGAGGAAGCAGCGGTATTGGACCCTATTTGCAATGCGTACAAATCAATCGCCCAGCAGTCAAAATTTTTGCCCGGACAGGATGTCGTAGTATTTGGAACAGGTCCTCTGGGATTATTTTCTGTACAAATGGCAAGAATTATGGGAGCAGTTAATATTGTTGTCGTAGGACTGGAAGATGATGCAAAAGTAAGATTCGACATAGCAAAAGAATTAGGAGCTACTGATGTAGTGAATGCTTCAAGAGAAGATGTGGTAAAACGCTGCCAGGAAATATGCGGCAAGGATAATCTTGGTCTGGTGATAGAGTGTTCAGGAGCAAATATTGCACTAAAACAGTCAATCGAAATGTTAAGACCAAACGGAGAGGTAGTTCGTGTAGGAATGGGATTCAAACCGTTAGAATTTTCTATTAATGATATTACTTCATGGAATAAAAGCATAATAGGGCATATGGCATATGATTCTACGTCTTGGCGTAATGCTCTGAGACTTCTTGAGTCAGGAGCCATTAAAGTACAGCCTATGATTACACACCGTATCGGCTTATCTGAATGGGAAAAAGGCTTTGATGCAATGGTCAGCAAGGAAGCTATTAAAGTAATTATAACATATGATTTTGATGATTAA
- a CDS encoding carboxymuconolactone decarboxylase family protein, producing MDRELLYREKMKQLFGDADSSLFTADPEFAEILNKFVFGEVYNHGKLTDKERILITLCALTAGGIFKNFKRYIKAGLNTGLSPEDIKEALYQCAPYTGFPKALKAIHKADKVFRKAGISLPVKSMKKTDENNRFNEGLKVQETIFGERIRRMHENAPENQKHIQNYLSAMCFGDFYTRDGLDIKMRELLTLCILSALGGCENQLRSHIEGNLSAGNDKDIMIEAVTQCMPYIGFPRTLNALGCINETA from the coding sequence ATGGACAGAGAATTGCTTTACAGGGAAAAAATGAAACAGCTGTTTGGAGATGCAGATTCATCTTTGTTTACTGCAGATCCGGAATTTGCGGAAATATTAAATAAGTTTGTTTTCGGCGAGGTATATAATCATGGAAAGCTTACTGATAAAGAGCGGATATTAATAACTTTATGTGCTCTGACAGCAGGAGGTATTTTTAAAAATTTTAAACGTTATATAAAAGCGGGACTAAATACAGGATTAAGTCCTGAGGATATTAAGGAGGCTTTATATCAGTGTGCACCTTATACAGGGTTTCCAAAAGCATTAAAGGCAATACACAAAGCTGATAAAGTATTTAGGAAAGCAGGAATATCTCTTCCTGTAAAAAGTATGAAAAAGACTGATGAAAATAATCGTTTTAATGAAGGACTGAAGGTTCAGGAAACAATATTCGGTGAAAGAATCCGCCGGATGCATGAAAATGCTCCTGAAAATCAGAAGCATATACAGAATTATCTTAGTGCTATGTGTTTTGGGGATTTTTACACAAGGGACGGGCTGGATATAAAAATGCGGGAATTATTGACACTATGTATTCTGAGTGCACTCGGAGGATGTGAGAATCAGCTGAGATCACACATAGAGGGAAATCTCAGTGCAGGGAATGACAAAGATATAATGATAGAAGCAGTAACACAGTGTATGCCGTATATAGGCTTTCCAAGAACACTGAATGCACTGGGCTGTATAAATGAAACGGCATAA
- a CDS encoding MerR family transcriptional regulator — MMIAEVSKRYELSQDTLRYYERIGLIPNVNRNKSGIRDYTDEDCKWIEFVKCMRNAGLQIEVLTKYLDLFQQGDSTHEERKGLLVKQRDKLARKIDEMQETLERLNYKIENYDQRLMAKEVELLKNGNTAMETD; from the coding sequence ATGATGATAGCAGAAGTAAGCAAAAGATATGAACTTTCTCAGGACACACTTCGTTATTACGAACGTATAGGTCTGATTCCCAATGTAAACAGAAATAAGAGCGGAATAAGAGATTATACAGATGAAGACTGTAAGTGGATTGAATTTGTGAAATGTATGCGGAATGCAGGACTTCAAATAGAAGTATTGACAAAATATCTTGATTTGTTCCAGCAGGGAGATAGTACACACGAGGAAAGAAAAGGACTTTTAGTAAAGCAGCGCGACAAGCTTGCCAGAAAAATAGATGAAATGCAGGAAACTTTGGAACGTCTGAATTATAAGATTGAGAATTACGATCAGAGATTGATGGCAAAAGAAGTAGAATTATTGAAAAATGGAAATACTGCAATGGAAACAGATTAA
- a CDS encoding histidine phosphatase family protein, with the protein MKKIFYLMRHGQTLFNLRKKIQGACDSPLTELGIKQAQAAGEYFKNIELDYAYSSTSERSSDTLELIIGSDAQYTRMKGLKEMNFGTFEGESEDLNPKDLEVFETFFLGYGGESREQVKERMVKTCTEIMEKEGHNTVLAVSHAGACFNFLSHWQDPLTELKKGFPNCCIFKFEYENGKFTLLETIRNAAI; encoded by the coding sequence ATGAAAAAAATTTTTTACTTAATGCGACACGGACAGACTTTATTCAATCTTCGTAAAAAAATTCAGGGAGCCTGTGATTCTCCGCTGACAGAACTGGGCATAAAGCAGGCTCAGGCAGCAGGAGAATATTTTAAGAATATAGAGTTAGATTATGCCTATTCTTCTACTTCCGAAAGAAGCAGTGATACTCTAGAACTGATCATAGGATCTGATGCGCAGTACACGAGAATGAAAGGATTAAAAGAGATGAATTTTGGTACCTTTGAAGGGGAAAGTGAAGATCTGAATCCTAAGGACTTAGAGGTATTTGAGACTTTTTTTCTTGGCTACGGAGGTGAGTCAAGAGAACAGGTAAAGGAAAGAATGGTAAAGACATGTACGGAGATAATGGAGAAGGAAGGTCATAATACAGTACTTGCAGTATCTCATGCAGGAGCATGCTTTAATTTTCTCAGTCACTGGCAGGATCCTCTCACAGAATTAAAGAAAGGGTTTCCAAACTGCTGTATTTTTAAATTTGAATATGAAAACGGAAAATTCACACTGCTTGAGACTATCCGGAATGCAGCAATATAG
- the yiaY gene encoding L-threonine dehydrogenase, whose translation MSYNFYMPMLSFIGEGSLKDSIIEVKKRKFRKALIVTDKMLVKAKLVDMLTDELNTNGIKYHIYDKTNPNPTITNVNDGIEIFKKEDCDFIISFGGGSPHDCAKGIALILANGGEIKDYEGLDKSEKPQIPLVAINTTAGTASEITRFSIITDEERQIKMAIVDKHVTPIIAVNDPKLMAGMPKALTAATGMDALTHAIEAYVSTVANPITDACAEKAIVLIRDNLKNAVDNGSDLEARGNMAFAEYLAGMAFNNASLGYVHAMAHQLGGFYNLPHGVCNALLLPHVQEYNIKAAAPRLKKVAEFMGADVSKMSDQKGAEKAVELIRKLSQDVGIPKSLEELDVKKEDFTILAENALKDVCGFTNPIQATKEEIIEIFQKAY comes from the coding sequence ATAAAATGCTGGTAAAAGCAAAGCTAGTGGATATGCTGACTGACGAGCTTAATACTAACGGAATAAAATACCATATTTACGATAAGACAAACCCAAATCCTACAATAACTAATGTTAATGACGGAATAGAAATTTTTAAGAAAGAGGACTGCGATTTTATAATATCATTCGGAGGAGGATCACCGCATGACTGTGCCAAAGGAATAGCCCTTATACTGGCAAATGGCGGGGAAATAAAGGATTATGAAGGACTGGATAAGTCTGAAAAACCACAGATACCTCTTGTAGCAATAAATACTACAGCAGGAACAGCTTCTGAGATTACTAGATTTTCTATTATAACAGATGAAGAAAGACAGATAAAAATGGCGATAGTGGACAAGCATGTGACACCTATCATAGCAGTAAATGATCCTAAGCTTATGGCAGGAATGCCAAAAGCACTTACGGCAGCTACAGGAATGGACGCACTGACACACGCCATAGAAGCATATGTGTCAACAGTTGCCAATCCTATAACAGATGCCTGTGCCGAAAAAGCTATAGTCTTAATCAGGGATAATCTGAAAAATGCAGTAGATAACGGAAGTGATCTGGAAGCCAGAGGAAATATGGCTTTTGCCGAATATCTCGCAGGTATGGCTTTTAATAATGCCAGTCTTGGATATGTACATGCCATGGCGCACCAGTTGGGAGGATTTTATAACCTGCCGCACGGAGTCTGTAATGCATTGCTGCTTCCTCATGTACAGGAGTATAATATAAAGGCTGCTGCTCCGCGTCTAAAGAAGGTAGCGGAATTTATGGGAGCAGATGTCAGCAAAATGAGTGATCAGAAAGGTGCAGAAAAAGCTGTGGAACTTATCAGGAAATTATCACAGGATGTGGGAATACCTAAATCACTTGAAGAATTAGATGTTAAGAAAGAAGACTTTACAATACTGGCAGAAAATGCCCTGAAAGATGTTTGTGGTTTTACTAATCCGATACAGGCAACAAAAGAGGAAATAATAGAAATATTTCAAAAAGCATATTAA